tttctccaaagaagacatacagatggccaagaagcacatgaaaagctgctcaacatcactaattattagagaaatgcaaatcaaaactacaatgaggtatcacctcacaccagttaacatgggcatcatcagaaaacctacaaacaacaaatgctggagagggtgtggagaaaagggaaccctcttgcactgctggtgggaatgtaaagtgatacagccactatggagaacagtatagaggttccttaaaaaactaaaaatagaattaccatatgacccagcaatcccactactgggcatatatccagagaaaaccgtaattcaaaaagacacatgcaccccaatgttcagtgcagcactacttacaatagccaggtcatggaagcaacctaaatggacatctacagatgaacagataaaggagatgtggtacatatatacgatggaatattactcagccataaaaaggaacgaaattgggtcatttgtagagacagggatgaatctagagactgtcatacagagtgaagtcagaaaaacaaatatcgtatattaacacatgtatgtggaacctagaaaaatggtacagatgaaccggtttgcagggtagaaactgagacacagatgtagagaacaaatgtatggacaccaaagggtgAAAGctgcggggaggggggtggggctgTGATGAAATgcaagattgggattgacatatatacactagtatgtataaaatggataactaataagaatctgttgtataaaaaaataaaattcaataaacaaaACTATGGGACAtcgatgaaagaaattgaatatgACACAGACAGAAacatatactgtgttcatggattggaagaattaacattattcaaatgaccatactatccaaggAAATCTACATATCAATctaatccttaacaaaatatcaatggtatttttcacagaactagaactaattctaaaatttgtatggaaacacacacacacaaaaccctgaacagccaaaacaatcttgagaaaaaagaacaaagctggaggtctcACGCTCCTTGgtttaaactatactacaaagctagtcatcaaaatagtatggtactgccacaaaaacagacacatagatcaatggaacagaatacagagtccagaaagaaacccacacacttatggtcaattaatctatgacaaaggaggcaagaatgtacaatgggaaaaagacagcctcttcaataagtggtgttgagaAATCGAGACAACTATATGCAAAAGAAACTGGACTAGGCTCTCACACCATTcactaaaataaattcaaaatagattaaggacttaaatgtaagacctgaaaccataaaacttctagaagaaaacaggtagTTTGCtgtttgacattggtcttagtgattttttttttttttccttttggatgtgtgtcctcaggcaagggaaacaaaaagcaaaaaatcaacaaatgggactacatcaaactaaaaagcttttgcacagctagaGAAactatcatcaaaatgaaaagacaacctattgaacgggagaagatacttgcaaatgatatatttgaCACGGGGATAAAACCcaaaatatattgatataaagaagtcatacaactaagcatcaaaaaaacaatcctattaaaaaatgggcagaagaccttaacagacatttctccagagaagacatacagatggccaacaggtacatgaaaagacgctgaacatccctaatcatcagggaaatgcaaatcaaaatcacaattgAGATACGcgtcacacctgtcagaatggctattatcaagaaaacaaataagtgttggtgaggaatccttgtacattgttggtgggcatgtaaattgctgcagccattacagaaaacagtacagagttccctcaaaaaactaaaaacatagctaccatatgatccagcaatcccactccagggcatatatctagaaaaaaccaaaggcactaattgaaaaatttacatgcagcagaacttcgctggtggtccagtggttaagactccacacttccaacgCAGGagtcacaggttcaatccctggtcagagaactaaaatcccacatgccttgtggtgcagccaaaaaaaaaaaaaaatgtacatgcaccccaacgttcacggcggcactgtttacaacagcaaatatatggaagcaacccaagtgtccattagcaaacaatgggtaaagaagatgtagtacacacaaacacacacacacggaatattagccataaaaaagaataaaatcttaacatttgcaacaatatgtatggacctagagagtattatgctaagtgataagtcagacagagaaggacaaatacgtttacttataagtggaatctataAAACGAACACAACAAAACCGAaagttacagatacagagaacaggtggttgccagagagaagggaggtaaaaggaggaaagaaataagtgagggacattaagaggtacaaaccttcAGTTGCAAAGTATTTAAATGAGTCATGGTGTAAAATTTACACTGTGTGGATTATAGGCAATAACTATGTAATACCTTTGCATAGCAACATATCATAACGagacttactgtggtaatcattcgaaaatgtacagaaataccaAACCACTCTTGTATAACATGAACAAATCAATAGTACTGTAGGTCTTTATACTtacaaaaaatccaaataaatagaaaaagagatcagatttttggttaccagaggtggggagtggggggagagggaaatggaTAGAGGCAATAaaatggtacaaacttccagttataagtactaaagatataatgtacaacatgatataTATAATTAACAGTGtggtatgttatatatgaaagagaaTAAACCCTGAGTTGTCATCACAAGAACAAAAATTTTGTCTTTAGTGTTGTATCTATGAGATAATGTTCACTAAACTAATTGTAATAATCATTTCATGAATGTAaacaagtcaaatcattatgctgtacaccttaaacttatacaatactgtatgtcaattacctCAATACTGGAAGAAAAAACTCATTATTATGGGAAAATTGCCTATAAGATCCaataatcacattttttaaacaattcttaaacatttaatcttttatttgtaAATCAATAAAACGCATGCTACACCTAAAAATTTAGACAATCAAGACTGCATTagtaatgcatatatatatggtgAATGAAACTCTATTTGCACCGATTTGAACGTCTTGTAAACAGCAGAATCATTGAATaatatacagttgtccctcagtatccatggcGGATTGGTTCCAAgatgcacccccccccccaaccccgggaCACCAAAATCTtcgatgctcaagtcccttatataaaatggtatggtatttgcatataacctatgcacatcctcccacatACTTTAAATCTCTAGATTTAAATACCTGACACAATGCAAATGCTATGTAGttgccagtgcacagcaaattcaagtgttctttttgaaactttctggaatctttttcctgaatatttccaAACCAGTGGTTGGTTAAATCCATGGATGCTGAATCCACAggtatggagggctgactatatagTGTTtataatctcatttttatttctctgtcctcAGAGAGGATCAATTCTACTTAGTTCTAGTTGAAGTATTATAAATCCCAAATTAATAAAGCTTTACTCTATTTGAGGACCACTCTTTGGCTAAGGTGCTGATCCCTTCAGCCGTtacttacatatctatatatgggtaagtcatatgtgtgtgtggtttttgtttttaaagtttaacaCAATGTTCTGTAACTGACACACAAACATGTTGTGCAAAACTATCCCTCAGTTCTGTTCTAAACTCATAGCTCAGTTAATTTTATTGTCCTCACCCGAGTATGTACAACTGACATATACTGGAGAAATACACTGGGACCTTAAATCAAAGTTGTTATTTTCcactattttgttgaagatttaaTATAAATCAAGATGTTAATCTATACAGTTTGAGagttatttcagaattttatgtTCTGATCCCATCATTCTTATAGGATGTCATTCTTATAATTTTTGGACAATTTAGAGAAGTTAGGACAATTTCAGCTAGTATAAAAACAAACAGTCCTCCTGTTTATTATATCCCTTACCATATCAAAGAGACtggagaatgagaaatatgtaaGTGCTACTTACATAGCACCAAAACGATCTACCTAGTTCTTTTATCTAGAAAGAATACGGTAAGTCCCCTGCAACGAACGAGTTCAGTTCCGAGAGCCCGTTCGTAAgaccaatttgttcataagtccaacaaaattagcctaggtacctaacacaactaacacaatcggctatatagtactgtactgtaataggtttataatattttcacacaaataatgcataaaaaacaaacacaaaaaataaagaaaacatttttaatcttacagtacagtaccttgaaaagtacagtagtacagtacaacagctggcatacaggggctggcatcaagtgaacaggcaagaagagttactgactgaaggagggagaagaggtgggagatgacagagctgaaggattgtcagcaacaggagatggagggcaagctgcaatttcactcacacctgacgttgatggcacaggttctggttcctcgctggattcaattctacctACCCTCTTGAAAAACCGATCCcatgatgtctgggtagtagctctttttttctcctcatagataacacggtagcactggattgcattctgaacggctgctgcaaccttcgtgtaccacTCTAcgttcgggtcctgtgcctcaaaaactaacagtgcctcctcaaataaagaaaaaaccctTGCCATTTTctgcatcgtgaatctctttggttcttctgatacttcttcctcttgtcactCCACTCTCAATTATTtgcacttttgtttccatcagcAGTatcagctacatcactgctgcttttatgcttgcttccagacatcctgggcttgagaTAAAGATactatactactgtactctacacagtaaagtacacaaaagcacaaccatttGTAGGGGATGCACGCACATGACAACGTACTCCACTCACGTGAACTTTCGTGACTGGACATGCCAGCtcacattcgcatctttgaaagttggCAATTTGAAGGTTCGTATGCAGGGGACTTATTTTTAAGAGGCTCTGAAAGACTAGAGAAACTAAGGATTGGAAAGTTTAAGagtatgtaaaatttaaatattaaatctttCACACGAACTTTTCCTCCTTACATGAAAGGTACTGAATAAGTTACATTTAAATGTcctacttatatattttttaaaaggtcagaTACTTCTCATTTAAGAGAaagtggaaattattttaaataacgaGCGGTAGGAATTTCCCtgatggtacagtggttaagactctgcactaccactgcagggggcgtgggtttgatccctggttggggaactaagatccacatgcAGAGCggtgcagcccaaaaaaaaaaaaaaagggggtagaGGGGTAAAGGATGAACTCTATATCCAATCCAAATTACATTAAAacccaaatataaaatatcaacagAAGGGGCATTTTCCTAAAAGGAAGTAACTATTCACTATTGGGAGAAACCTACATGTAGTAAGATACTTTCTTGCTTTGAtacagctaaaaaaataaaaataaattcatgtctAAATTTTGGGGCTTATATAGTTAGAAATATATAATTCTACTTTTATAGGTAGTTCAACTAGGGGAAATAAGTTAGCACAATCATTTGAATTGGTTGTCTGCATACGGGGCAGGGCTTATTCCTTTTCTTTAGCTTCTTTGCACATGTAAAGCATGCCATAAGATGTCCTGTTTTGCCATGGACTATGCAACCATTTTTAGGTCGACCTTGGCAAATCACACAAGGTTCAATGGCATTAAGAGGAAAACTAGATTCCACACTTTCTtctttgtcttgtgtttcttccctCTCCAACTCTTTGACATCTTCTTGGCTACTATAAATGATACTATTAGAAGTTGATGGCTGAGAATAGTCCTCACTTTCTTGGGATAGGGAGGCTTGTGTGATCTTATCATCATTTTCCTCAACACATGATTCTTTGGAATCATTCACTGTAGATTTCTTACAGTCAGGGACATCAAAGCCCTCTTCTACTTGTGCTGAGTTTTCTAGTTTGGCTTTCTCAGACATTTTCCCTTTATCTTTCCCTTTATCTTCAGGAAGCCAATTTTCACGAAGGGCCCAACATCTGTTGCAATGAGGTGGAAGGGGAGGATTCATTTCACTGCATGAAGTACACTTCCAATAGTCCTTCAAGGAAACAAGACAGTTAGCTTCCGTAACCCTTCAATAACCAGTCACAGCAACGCTAGCAACTTGTTCAATATGTCTAAGGTAAAATGTATCATACAGCTCAATTTTCAGCATTTCATGTCTTATATAAAGCACTCAACAGTCTTTCCTCAAGCATGAGcttgtaaatacatttttttcccagccAAACTAtgctaaaaattctaaaatgaaaaacgTATTCACCATGACCTTAACCATGTACCTGTAAAGTTATCTGTTCAAGGACAGAGTTGGTTCATTTAGTTAAAGCAAGTGCTATGGGATCTTCTCTGTAATGAAGCCTGTACCCACTCCACTCCCTTAAAGGCTCAAACCTGATACTGTGCCCAGTCCACCAAATCAATCTAGACAAAACTATCAACCAGTCTGCCATTGACTAAGACTCTCTTAGAAGTGCTCTAAAACCAGGGCTCAACTGGGTGTTCCCTAACTACACCCACAAAGGAAATGCTAAAACATTCTTTTCAGCAATCACAGCCAGATAAACTCTGCCATCCTTGTCACTATCCAGAATGTATGCCCCTTACTTGTCTATCCTTTTCTGTGTTCTCGTCTCTGTAACTGCTCATTGCTTCATCCTTATTCCAACTTATTTCTCAAACCTTTCCACCCACTATGCAATCTGGATAACAAATTCCCCCACATCCCAAGCCTCTTTACTGAACATATCCCTTATCTCCCTGCCTTACGAGAAGCATGGTTCTTGCCTGAGGACACTGTGCATGTAAAACTTGCCATAAGAGGTCCTTCCTATCTTGCCATGAATaatgtaaccatttttaagttgcCTGACAAATGACATAAGATATTAGCAATAAGGGTGGAAACTTCATTCTCCCACAATGGTTCTTTCAAGTTGTAAAAGCAGGTATCTACTAAATGATAAAACCAAAGACAGGTCTTGTAATACAGGAAGAAAGTGCTTCAAGAGTCCGATAAATTACAAGATCTATGTCTAAAACATTTCACTCAGCCTGACATCAAATGACTCAACTAGTTACTTGAATTtaatatagcaaaatattttcctaagatTTTACAATTTCTCCTCCTTTTTAGTATTTGGATAATTAATAATTGTTTctatctcagaaagagaaaactgagatttcctatccaaatataacaaaaagcagtatttaagaacaaaaattaaagcaataatatttggttaaaaaaacacacatcCAATACCTGAGGAACCCTGTGAAGCATGAAATGTAAATGTTTAAGTCCAGATTTCTTTAATAGAAAATCCCACCACATATTCTAATACAAATCAATATGATATTCATATTTGATAAGATTGGCAAAATATTGGTAACTGTTAGACCTGAGTGATAAGTACAACGGAGATACATTATACTATTCTCTATGCTGTACATACCCAAAATTTTCCATAATGAAGTTCTTCAAAAGTTCAAATTCCaacacaaaaaaactaaaaagtataGCAACAGATCCCAAcccaataaaagaacaaaaatattttaaaccattaaaacttaaaaaaaaaatgttaactttataAAAACTACCTCATGTCAAGAAGTAGACTAGACATATCTTTCTAATCTTGACTTCAATGTTATTTTTTGATTCCTTGAAAAAGTAAATGCATACTTACAGCTAAGGAAATTTCAGGATCTTCTTCAAATGAATCTGTATCACTCTCCCCTGCCTGATACACAGTAACTCGATAcacctaagaaaaagaaaaacaaaaaaaaccattaCCATCAATTCATCACCTTTTTTCTTCAACCAGTAAGGCTTCTTAGTGATAAGTGATAAGTCCTAAACAAACAACATGTACTCAGTCATTCCTCCGTATCTGTGGGcagactggttccaggacccataAGGATACCTAAATCTGCAGATGCCCAAGTCCCTTATGTAagatggcatagtatttgcatacaatctatgcacatcctccccTACACGtcaaatcatctctagattacttataatacctaataaatGCTATATGAaaagttgtaaatacaatgtaaacgctatgtaaatagttgatggcccacagcaaattcaagttttgcattttgaaacttcctggaatttttttttttttttactcgaATATTTCCAATCTGCACTTGGTTGAATCCACCAATGTGGAACTCGCAAATACGGGGGTCCAATTATGTTATATATGAGATATCTGAGACAAAGGTGTCATGGAATGAGTGAATATAAAGGGGGGGAAATGGAGGATGGTAAAATCCTCACCCACTATGGTAAAAAGTCAACATACaggaatgtttaaaataaataaagtaaaatattcagtacaagcatttttgttttataaatatggaaGTATTAAATTACAGTGAAATAGCTAGAAATGTTGAAGCTCGTCACTTCCAGGAAACAGATCTGCTGGTAGTATGTGACTTTTAACTGCATGCATGCTTtactttttcataaattaaaaatgaaaaaggagaattgaattaaatattttcaaaaacgaGTAGACTAATATAAGAATGCTCATTAAGGCCTACTGACTTCTtgacattacatttttaaaaatataaataagacaaCAAGGAATTACAAAGCCTCAGGTCCACAAACCAATATTCTAGTTTGAATAAATCAAGAGTCAAAGATTGTGATGTGAAATCTGAATACATTATTATTTCAATCTCATCAGTCAACGAATATGGAAAGTATTTAAGAACTTTAGAatataatcagagaaaaaaaaactacctcATCATCTTCATCTGAGAGTTCTTGTCCTTCTTCACTAAGGCTATAATCTTCTGAATCCAGAGACTCAACTTCAAATTCTACACTGAATTGATCTGAAACTGAATCCTGATCCAACCAATCACCTGAATGTTCACTTACACCAGCATCAAGATCCTAAAATCGAGGGGAAAAAAAGCGACTTAATGTTCATTACCTGTTGGCCTGCAACAGCTTAACTCTTCCCTGTGCACCTAATTCCCCCTCAGTTCCATCCTGCACACTGACACTAGGTTAAGCTTCTGGGTTATGAttagataaatattttctctgttcaaaACCCCATTATATAAAAGGAAAGGCCAAATTCCCTTGGCATTCAAGGTACATACAGGAAGTCTATATTAACATTTTCATATTATCTCCAACTAGACACCCCCCTATCCCCACTAAACAAGAACATTAACCAGATCTAAACTGTTTCCTAAACCAAACTTCAACTTCCACACCTTCCCTCTAGCTGGAATAACTTGATAGTTTTCAAATTCTGCTCATCCTTTTTTGCCAAAGCCTTTGTCAATACTATAACTAGAAGAGCACTCCCCACCTTTAATTATCTGTGCTACTTATATTATTGAGTATATTTGCACACACAAATTTTGCAAAACATAATTTTGTACACGTTTCTTATCTGAATTATACA
The Globicephala melas chromosome 10, mGloMel1.2, whole genome shotgun sequence genome window above contains:
- the MDM2 gene encoding E3 ubiquitin-protein ligase Mdm2: MCNTNMSVSTDGAVSTSQIPASEQETLVRPKPLLLKLLKSVGAQKDTYTMKEVIFYLGQYIMTKRLYDEKQQHIVYCSNDLLGDLFGVPSFSVKEHRKIYTMIYRNLVIVNQQEPSDSGTSVSENRCHLEGGSVQKDLVQELQEEKPSSSDLVSRPSTSSRRRAVSETEENSDELPGERQRKRHKSDNISLSFDESLALCVIREICCERSSSSESTGTPSNPDLDAGVSEHSGDWLDQDSVSDQFSVEFEVESLDSEDYSLSEEGQELSDEDDEVYRVTVYQAGESDTDSFEEDPEISLADYWKCTSCSEMNPPLPPHCNRCWALRENWLPEDKGKDKGKMSEKAKLENSAQVEEGFDVPDCKKSTVNDSKESCVEENDDKITQASLSQESEDYSQPSTSNSIIYSSQEDVKELEREETQDKEESVESSFPLNAIEPCVICQGRPKNGCIVHGKTGHLMACFTCAKKLKKRNKPCPVCRQPIQMIVLTYFP